One segment of Streptomyces sp. NA02950 DNA contains the following:
- a CDS encoding oxidoreductase: MTEPHDGDPPPGLDLTTAEWGMWQAFRNGSTHDLRTSHPQRNDPSGPYAWGPERSVRARVVALLLLNGPPAQPGRVAALKLNGVHITGTLDLAGGVITPYVELKNCRFEREVLLPESHFATLRLVGCALPRLEGARLRTEGDLHLPRCVVEHGIRLTDAHIGTDLLLNQLIVRRDRRGMSISADGLTVAQDFQADMIESYGELSLRGAQVGVSLSLRGSRLRNPYGRRALNAPQLTVERSLYLTGGGMSAFSGSSTPAYGTTDTPTRGTRIQRFECEGGIRLDDGRIGDAIDFDQARFIMENDQELSLRRVQTPELRFVGERPQRGRVILSGARVVNLVDKSVSWPGPGGLTMAGFSYECLIPRGHFPLTRRLEWVAAATPEYAPEPYEMLANSMRASGEDADAREVLLAKQRRRRETLPLAGKMWGYLQDWTVAYGYRPGRAAVWMAVLWAVGSVFFAHNRPEALKPDESPHWNASLYTLDLLIPVVDLGQDGYWKPGGAVQWAAIVMILLGWVLATTVAAGASRLLRRQ; this comes from the coding sequence GTGACCGAGCCGCACGATGGCGATCCGCCCCCGGGTCTGGACCTGACCACCGCCGAATGGGGCATGTGGCAGGCGTTCCGCAACGGCAGCACCCACGATCTGCGCACCTCCCACCCCCAGCGGAACGACCCCTCCGGCCCCTACGCCTGGGGCCCCGAGCGCAGTGTGCGCGCACGGGTGGTGGCGCTGCTGCTGCTGAACGGGCCGCCCGCCCAGCCGGGCCGGGTCGCGGCGCTCAAGCTCAACGGGGTGCACATCACCGGCACCCTGGACCTGGCCGGTGGGGTCATCACCCCGTACGTCGAGCTGAAGAACTGCCGCTTCGAGCGGGAGGTGCTGCTCCCCGAGTCGCATTTCGCCACCCTGCGCCTGGTGGGCTGCGCACTCCCCCGGCTGGAGGGGGCCCGGCTGCGCACCGAGGGCGATCTGCATCTGCCGCGGTGTGTCGTGGAGCACGGCATCCGGCTCACCGACGCCCATATCGGCACGGATTTACTGCTCAACCAGCTCATAGTGCGCCGGGACCGCCGGGGCATGTCGATCAGCGCCGACGGGCTGACCGTCGCCCAGGACTTCCAGGCCGACATGATCGAGTCGTACGGCGAGCTGAGTCTGCGCGGTGCGCAGGTGGGCGTGTCGCTCAGTCTGCGCGGTTCCCGGCTGCGCAATCCCTACGGGCGGCGGGCGCTGAACGCACCGCAGCTGACCGTCGAGCGCAGTCTGTATCTGACCGGGGGCGGGATGAGCGCCTTCTCGGGCAGCTCCACCCCGGCCTACGGCACCACCGACACCCCGACGCGCGGAACCCGGATCCAGCGCTTCGAATGCGAGGGCGGCATACGCCTGGACGACGGGCGGATCGGTGACGCCATCGACTTCGACCAGGCCCGCTTCATCATGGAGAACGACCAGGAGCTGTCGCTGCGCCGGGTCCAGACGCCCGAGCTGCGCTTCGTCGGGGAGCGGCCGCAGCGGGGCCGGGTGATCCTCTCCGGCGCCCGGGTGGTCAACCTGGTCGACAAATCGGTGAGCTGGCCGGGGCCCGGCGGGCTGACCATGGCGGGCTTCTCCTACGAGTGCCTGATCCCGCGCGGCCACTTCCCGCTGACCCGGCGGCTGGAGTGGGTGGCCGCCGCGACCCCGGAGTACGCGCCCGAGCCGTACGAGATGCTGGCCAACTCGATGCGGGCCAGCGGTGAGGACGCGGACGCGCGCGAGGTGCTGCTCGCCAAGCAGCGCCGCCGCCGGGAAACGCTGCCGCTGGCCGGGAAGATGTGGGGCTATCTCCAGGACTGGACGGTGGCCTACGGCTACCGCCCAGGCCGGGCCGCGGTGTGGATGGCGGTGCTGTGGGCGGTGGGTTCGGTGTTCTTCGCCCACAACCGCCCCGAGGCGCTGAAACCGGACGAGTCCCCGCACTGGAACGCCTCGCTGTACACGCTCGACCTGCTGATCCCGGTGGTCGATCTGGGCCAGGACGGCTACTGGAAACCCGGCGGAGCGGTGCAGTGGGCGGCCATCGTGATGATCCTGCTGGGGTGGGTACTGGCGACCACGGTCGCCGCGGGCGCCTCCCGGCTGCTGCGCCGCCAGTGA
- the ybaK gene encoding Cys-tRNA(Pro) deacylase, with translation MAKKSRKNSAGTPATTALTAAGTPFTLHSYTHDPAAPSYGEEAAQALGVEPGRVFKTLIASVDDRLTVAIVPVSASLDLKALAAAVGGKRATMADPAAAERTTGYVRGGISPLGQRKRLPTALDASAAGHKTVCVSAGRRGLEVELSPTDLAALTEAVVAPIARHEG, from the coding sequence ATGGCCAAGAAATCCAGGAAGAACTCCGCCGGTACCCCGGCCACCACCGCCCTCACCGCGGCGGGCACGCCCTTCACCCTGCACTCCTACACCCATGACCCGGCGGCGCCGTCGTACGGGGAGGAGGCCGCGCAGGCGCTGGGGGTGGAACCGGGCCGGGTGTTCAAGACCCTCATCGCCAGCGTGGACGACCGGCTGACCGTGGCGATCGTCCCGGTCTCCGCCTCGCTGGACCTCAAGGCCCTCGCGGCGGCGGTGGGCGGCAAGCGCGCCACGATGGCGGATCCGGCGGCGGCGGAGCGCACCACGGGCTATGTCCGCGGCGGTATCTCCCCGCTCGGTCAGCGCAAACGGCTGCCCACGGCCCTGGACGCCTCGGCGGCCGGGCACAAGACGGTGTGTGTCTCGGCGGGCCGCCGCGGTCTCGAGGTGGAGCTGTCCCCCACGGATCTGGCGGCGCTCACCGAGGCCGTGGTGGCCCCGATCGCGCGTCACGAGGGGTAG
- a CDS encoding ABC transporter permease, which translates to MTAPLTPQDKPSPQDEPTEGRAESYPSGEAPQHPHPEHPEHPEHPEHAGYTEHGEYSEPGPELRAELVQASLVAIAVAVSGVLLGLLWLWLAPRVPLVWAGDGAVYLKNSEAEDAIGADGTFVLLALAFGAVTALVVFLFFRQGGIALVIGLAIGGVLASVIAWRLGVWLGPSADIAAHAKEVGKGVAFDGPLKLRAKGALLSWSVAAMVVHLALTGVFGPRDPEPPLPNSGLSPA; encoded by the coding sequence GTGACCGCACCGTTGACGCCACAAGACAAGCCTTCGCCGCAGGACGAGCCCACCGAGGGGCGGGCCGAGTCGTATCCCTCCGGCGAGGCGCCTCAGCACCCTCACCCCGAGCACCCCGAGCACCCCGAGCACCCCGAACACGCTGGATACACCGAGCACGGCGAGTACTCCGAGCCGGGGCCCGAGCTGCGGGCGGAGCTGGTGCAGGCGTCGCTGGTGGCCATCGCGGTGGCGGTGTCGGGGGTGCTGCTGGGGCTGCTGTGGCTGTGGCTGGCGCCGCGGGTGCCACTGGTCTGGGCCGGGGACGGCGCCGTCTATCTGAAGAACTCCGAGGCGGAGGACGCCATCGGCGCGGACGGGACGTTCGTGCTGCTCGCCCTGGCCTTCGGGGCCGTGACGGCGCTCGTGGTGTTCCTGTTCTTCCGGCAGGGCGGGATCGCGCTGGTCATCGGACTGGCCATCGGCGGGGTGCTCGCCTCGGTGATCGCCTGGCGGCTGGGCGTCTGGCTGGGCCCCAGCGCGGACATCGCGGCCCACGCCAAGGAGGTCGGCAAGGGCGTCGCCTTCGACGGGCCGCTGAAACTGCGCGCCAAGGGCGCCCTGCTGTCCTGGTCGGTCGCGGCGATGGTGGTGCATCTGGCGCTGACCGGAGTGTTCGGCCCGCGTGACCCGGAGCCCCCGCTGCCGAACTCGGGCCTCAGCCCCGCCTGA
- a CDS encoding ABC transporter permease — MSVVPAQAMPSGITGGSSPAKAAGPAGEAGAAEDVPAPLAAGARLLPALVAVYRAQLSRARVARIPLLFVATFQSVGIMVLMRGVVDGGAEARSVVAGSSVLVVAFVALNLLAQYFGQLRASGGLDHYATLPVPPSAVVLGAAAAYASFTVPGTAVTAVVGSALFQLPMGHLWILAAVIPLSGAALAGLGAALGLLAPRQELATLCGQLGMSAALLLGVLPAERMPEVVSYTRDLLPSTYGVEALARSFDGQPDWPAVCADLGVCAGVAVVSLAAATWAYRRAAVR, encoded by the coding sequence GTGAGTGTCGTGCCCGCGCAGGCCATGCCGTCCGGCATCACCGGGGGAAGCTCCCCGGCGAAGGCCGCCGGGCCGGCCGGTGAGGCCGGTGCCGCCGAAGACGTGCCCGCCCCGCTGGCGGCCGGCGCACGGCTGCTCCCGGCCCTCGTCGCGGTCTACCGGGCCCAGCTGAGCCGGGCCCGGGTGGCCCGGATCCCGCTGCTGTTCGTGGCCACCTTCCAGTCCGTCGGGATCATGGTCCTGATGCGCGGGGTGGTGGACGGCGGTGCGGAGGCCCGCTCCGTGGTCGCCGGGTCGAGCGTGCTGGTCGTGGCGTTCGTGGCGCTCAATCTGCTGGCCCAGTACTTCGGTCAGCTGCGGGCGAGCGGCGGACTCGACCACTACGCCACCCTGCCGGTGCCGCCGTCCGCGGTGGTGCTCGGCGCGGCCGCAGCGTACGCCTCCTTCACCGTGCCCGGGACGGCCGTCACCGCCGTCGTGGGCAGTGCGCTCTTCCAGCTGCCGATGGGACATCTGTGGATCCTCGCCGCGGTGATCCCGCTCTCCGGTGCCGCCCTCGCCGGACTCGGCGCGGCCCTCGGACTGCTCGCCCCGCGTCAGGAACTGGCCACCCTCTGCGGCCAGTTGGGGATGTCGGCGGCGCTGCTGCTGGGGGTTCTGCCCGCCGAGCGGATGCCGGAGGTAGTGTCGTACACGCGTGATCTGCTGCCGTCGACGTACGGTGTGGAGGCCCTGGCGCGGTCCTTCGACGGGCAGCCCGACTGGCCAGCGGTCTGTGCCGACCTCGGGGTGTGTGCCGGGGTGGCCGTGGTGTCACTCGCCGCCGCGACCTGGGCCTACCGGCGGGCGGCCGTGCGGTGA
- a CDS encoding ABC transporter ATP-binding protein: MRTGAKQATGGDVVCTVRGLVKTYPATRARRGAPATPAVRASDGIDLDVARGEVFGLLGPNGAGKSTLVRQLTGLLRPDEGTVRVLGHDLVRHPERAARLLGYLGQDSTALDELTVALATETTARLRGLDARAARAERDAVIEELGLGELSGRPLKKLSGGQRRLACVAAALVGERPLLVLDEPTTGMDPVARRAVWAAVDRRRAEHGVTVLLVTHNVIEAETVLDRVAVLDRGRVIACDTPAGLKAMVADEVRVELVWRTEPPLDVPGIARLRDTAHTASGRRWTLRLAPDEARAAIATVTGGPAFAALDDFTLATPSLEDVYLALGGRAEGTQGLVKA, encoded by the coding sequence GTGAGGACGGGCGCGAAACAGGCGACGGGTGGCGATGTGGTGTGCACCGTGCGCGGCCTGGTCAAGACCTATCCCGCCACGCGCGCCCGCCGCGGCGCGCCCGCCACCCCCGCCGTAAGGGCGAGCGACGGCATCGACCTCGACGTGGCGCGCGGTGAGGTCTTCGGGCTGCTCGGACCCAACGGCGCCGGGAAGTCCACCCTGGTCCGCCAGCTCACCGGACTGCTGCGGCCCGACGAGGGCACCGTCCGGGTGCTCGGCCACGATCTCGTCCGCCACCCCGAGCGCGCCGCCCGGCTGCTGGGCTACCTGGGCCAGGACTCGACCGCGCTGGACGAGCTGACCGTCGCCCTGGCCACCGAGACCACGGCCCGGCTGCGCGGCCTGGACGCCCGCGCGGCCCGGGCCGAGCGGGACGCGGTGATCGAGGAGCTGGGGCTCGGCGAGCTGTCCGGACGGCCGCTGAAGAAGCTCTCCGGCGGCCAGCGCCGGCTGGCGTGCGTCGCCGCCGCGCTGGTCGGCGAGCGGCCGCTGCTGGTGCTGGACGAGCCCACCACCGGGATGGACCCGGTCGCCCGGCGGGCGGTGTGGGCCGCCGTGGACCGGCGGCGGGCCGAACACGGGGTGACGGTACTGCTCGTCACCCACAACGTCATCGAGGCCGAGACCGTGCTCGACCGGGTCGCCGTGCTGGACCGCGGCCGGGTGATCGCCTGCGACACCCCCGCCGGGCTGAAGGCGATGGTCGCCGACGAGGTGCGGGTGGAGCTGGTGTGGCGCACCGAGCCACCGCTGGACGTCCCCGGGATCGCCCGGCTGCGGGACACCGCCCACACCGCCTCGGGGCGCCGCTGGACGCTGCGGCTCGCGCCGGACGAGGCGCGCGCCGCCATCGCCACCGTGACCGGCGGGCCCGCCTTCGCCGCGCTGGACGATTTCACTCTCGCCACACCCAGCCTGGAGGATGTGTACCTCGCGCTGGGCGGCCGTGCGGAGGGGACGCAGGGACTGGTGAAGGCGTGA
- a CDS encoding LON peptidase substrate-binding domain-containing protein yields MTSARLPLFPLNTVLFPGLVMPLNVFEERYRSLMRDLSALPEDAPRRFGVVAIRDGHEVAPSAIGLPEAVTLPDRGPAAGFGPDPVKSFYSVGCVADAATIREQEDGTFEVLATGTTRFELLSVDSSGPYLTAEVKELEETQGDGAGALASGVVRAFRTYQKRLAGARERTLTAEQDLPGEPSVLSYLVAAAAVLDTPAKQRLLQAPDTARRLAEELKLLRAESAVIGKLPSLPAVDLTRRPTSPN; encoded by the coding sequence GTGACCTCCGCGCGCCTTCCGCTCTTCCCGCTGAACACGGTGCTGTTCCCGGGTCTCGTCATGCCCCTGAACGTCTTCGAGGAGCGGTACCGCTCCCTGATGCGCGATCTGTCGGCGCTTCCGGAGGACGCGCCGCGCCGGTTCGGGGTGGTCGCGATCCGGGACGGCCATGAGGTCGCCCCCAGCGCGATCGGGCTCCCGGAGGCCGTCACGCTGCCCGACCGCGGCCCCGCGGCGGGCTTCGGCCCGGATCCGGTGAAGTCGTTCTACTCGGTCGGCTGTGTCGCGGACGCGGCCACCATCCGGGAGCAGGAGGACGGCACCTTCGAGGTGCTGGCCACCGGCACCACCCGGTTCGAACTGCTCTCGGTGGACTCCTCGGGCCCGTATCTGACCGCCGAGGTCAAGGAGCTGGAGGAGACGCAGGGCGACGGCGCCGGGGCGCTGGCCTCCGGGGTGGTACGGGCGTTCCGCACCTATCAGAAGCGGCTCGCGGGGGCGCGGGAACGCACCCTGACCGCCGAACAGGACCTGCCCGGCGAGCCGTCCGTCCTCTCCTACCTGGTCGCGGCGGCCGCCGTGCTCGACACCCCGGCCAAGCAGCGGCTGCTCCAGGCGCCGGACACGGCCCGCCGACTGGCCGAGGAGCTGAAACTCCTTCGCGCCGAGAGCGCGGTCATCGGTAAGCTCCCGTCGCTTCCCGCCGTCGATCTGACCCGCCGGCCGACCAGCCCCAACTGA